DNA from Prunus persica cultivar Lovell chromosome G6, Prunus_persica_NCBIv2, whole genome shotgun sequence:
tgtttgaaaaagtaagttagtttggcccattttttcagggaacgggcaactttactcaacgaacgcaactcCTGTGTTcgcatgaacaaatagcccgtttgtttgaaaaagtaatttagttgggcccatttttctAGGAAACggacaactttactcaacgaatgCAACCCCTGCGTTggcatgaacaaatagcccgtttgtttgaaaaagtaagttagtttggcccattttttcgaggaacgggcaactttactcaacgaacgcaacccttGCGTttacgtgaacaaatagcccgtttgtttgaaaaagtaagttagttgtgCCCATTTTTCGTGGAACATGCAAGTTTATTCAACAAACGCAACCCCTGCGTTTACGTGAACAAGTAatccgtttgtttgaaaaagtaagttagtttgaCCAATTTTTCCGGGAAACggacaactttactcaacgaacgcaaatCCAAcgttcgcgtgaacaaatagcccgtttgtttgaaaaagtaagttagttgtgCCCATTTTTCGTGGAACATGCAAGTTTATTCAACAAACGCAACCCTTGCGTttacgtgaacaaatagcccgtttgtttgaaagttTGGCCCATTTTTCCGGGGAATGgccaactttactcaacgaacacaACCTCtgcgttcgcgtgaacaaatagctcgtttgtttgaaaaagtaagttagttgggcccatttttctgGGAACggacaactttactcaacgaacacaATCTCTTGCGTTCgtgtgaacaaatagcccgtttgtttgagaaagtaagttagttggggcCATTTTTCCGCAGAatgggcaactttactcaacgaacgcaacccttGTATttgcgtgaacaaatagcccatttgtttgaaaaagtaagttagttatGGCTATTTTTCCGGACAATGTGTATTACAACGTAATTTCGATAATTGGTTgttttgtaatataatatgttcGCCTTATTGCACATTACCGTTTCTCATGCTCCGTATTTCGGTTAATTTCGACCTTCGATTTATAGTTCAAAAAACAGGTGTAATTATGCTTGTACAAAAGAGTATGATTCAATTTTCTGAACAATTAAGGGTTTGCGCACAGAAGGACTTGCATTGCAGCATtgtcatgcaattgcatgtgcTAAAGGCAAATACCGACCCCCTGTGTGCAAACTGAACAAAGCTTAACAACGCTATGCTGATTAATGTATAGCGCAAtgacaaacaaaaccaagcaCAGACTTTATTATGACCCTATGTCTATTATTCAATATTAGGGTTAATGACATTGTGTTGTACACAATTCGGGATCTACCCTCAAGTCATTTGTGGTACATGACAATGTGTAGTACAACGTAATTTCGATAATTGGTCgttttgtaatataatatgttcGCCTTATTGCCCATTACCGTTTCTCATGCTCCGTATTTCGGTTAATTTCGACCTTCGATTTATAGTTCAAAAAACATGTGTAATTATGCCTGTACAAAAGAGTCTGATTCATTTTTCCGAACAATTAGGGGTTTGCGCACAGAAGGACTTGCATTGCAGCATcgtcatgcaattgcatgtgtTAAATGCAAATACCGACCCCCTGTGTGCAAACTGAATAAAGTTTAACAACGCTATGCTGGTTAATGAATGTATATACCAAAGAACAACAAAGCTTAACAACGGTATGCTGATTAATGCTGATTAATGAATGTATAATATTAATTGTTACATGTAAACCAAGTTCGAAAACTACAATTGTTTTGGGTTGAACTAGTGCATAGGGAATTAGGTTCCCCATTGTCGAATGAGAAACCATCGTCACTGTTGGGGGTAGAACCGGTTGGGTCTGCAGTAGAAAAACTATCAGAACCAGGCAAATTAACCACATAGTTCCCATGGCATTGAGAAACCGTTTGACTAGGATAACTGTAGCTAATGTCCGGGAACGGCCGGATATCAGAAGTATACTGATATCTTTCACTACCTGATGGGATATTCACACCTGCATGTCTACTTGGATGCAAATTTCTTTGAGAGCAATTACGCTTTGTATGTCCATATCCGTGACACAAATGACATTGTCGACGCTTGCGCATTCCACCCTGCCTTGCTTGAGTGCCTTTTGTCCTAACGATATTTAGATCTTTCACAATATTTGGAGGACATTGCTCACCAGTACCCAATTTCAGACTTGTCTGTTCTTCCTTTTGCCGTAAGCCTTCACAAATTCCCTCCCATCTACTAAACTCATTCGTCAACATGGCATAACCATCTGCACTCTTCGATGCAcaaaaacaaactttgtttgaCATAGCACTTAAATGTCCATACCTCGCCATTTCTACAACTTCGTTGGTCGTGTCTTCGCCTTTGCCGATAAATTCCCTACATGTATCAGTTTGGCCATTCTTTGTCCATCTCTTCATTATGAGTGCGGGAGGAATTTCCGTAAGGTGCTCGCACTTCATTACATAAAATAGGTGGCAACACGGGATCCCTTCACTTTCATATTTCTGGCATCCACACTCTATCCGCATATTTTCCCCACCGTGGTAAATACAAGTCCAATTATTATGCGGTTCATCATATTTTGACAATACGTATACACGACCTCCAAAATTATGCATCACATTATCATGGGTGAGTGCTGAACAAGCTTCGATCTCATGACGTACCAATACAAAACACCTATGCGTGTAAATCAGAGAAGCTTGTTGCTCGAGTTTTGTCAATCCGGTTTTAAGGACTGGTGTTGAGTACTTTGCATTGAAACCTTCCTTCGCCGTGGTATTCCTAAGACGTAATATAGCCCTATCAATTGCTGGAATACATTCAAACAACTTCACGCCTTTCCTCAAGTAATCTTTCACATACTTGTTCATGGACTCCACGCGTTGAGTGGTGCACATACCACCGAAAAACTGTCCTCTCAGACATGATTCAGCCCATGCGTCTCTTTTTGCATACATCATTTCCAACCATTCTTTTTGTTGTGGAGTACTCGCTCTTTCCCTCAGAACCTCCCATTTCTTCTCAAACTCGTCCAATGCAAATGGTTCCCAAATACATGCCTGAAAATTTCTAAGCAATTCATCATCCTTCAAGTTATTTTGTGCATTCCTTGACACATGCCATGAGCACAACCGATGGTTAGACATGGGAAACACATCATCAATAGCTTTACGCATCGCCTCATCGCCATccgtcaatattgatattggcTTCTTATCTTTCATGGATGCCATGAATGTTTCCAATAACCACTTGTAAGTTTCAAATGTCTCGTCCTGCAATAATGCGCAACCAAACATTACAGTAGAACGGTAGTTGTTCGAACCGACAAACAACACTAGGGGCTTGTCATAAACATTTGTTTTGTATGTGCTGTCAAATATGAGGACATCGCCATAGGCAATGTAATCCAAAAGTGAAGTAGAGTCCCTCCAAAACAAATTACGAAGCCTATTTTCCTCGTCAACACTGAACTTACAAAAGAATTCTGGATCCATTGCTCCTTTCGCTTTCAAGTAAGAGAGTGCAGCTTCTGTGTCACCGTCGAGCAAAATTTCCCTGCGTGATGCATCCAACTTATTGTACAGATCCTTTATTTGAAAACCAACATTTAAATACCCACCACATTGGTCGACCATATACTCATATGTTTGACATGTTCTAAACAATGCTCTTCGCATTCCCACTGCTTGTGCTAAATCAGAATTTCGAACGACACGATTACATCGGAGATATGGCGATTCAAGTGGAGTAACTAGTTGGTGATTGTGATGTGGTTCAAAATTCGTAACGACGTAAACATCacttttcttctcataaccCACCCAAAAATGGGCAGAACAATTCTCTCTTGTAATTGGCTTCGGTGGTCGAATCCTATCTGATCGATCATTAAACTTCTCATTTCTCAAACCTTCTTTAGAACAACACCACCGTCTCCTGCATACTTTCCCTTCCGAATTTCGAACTAATTTGTCTTTTCTCACGCTAAATCCAATGCCCTTTGCATAACTTATATAATATTCTTCCGCTAATTCTATCGTTTTAAACTCTTTCCCCATAACATCTTCTTTCCTCGGTGCAATAATGTCAACACCATTATCATCACTACTTTCACTAACCATATGTGCGACCGACATATGCCCACTCTCTGTTGCCGGTGCCCTGTGACTTGACCTTTCACAACCACCCAAATACCCTGAATCA
Protein-coding regions in this window:
- the LOC109949641 gene encoding protein FAR1-RELATED SEQUENCE 5-like, translated to METSSMERSGKMDRGGETSKGGCSDSGYLGGCERSSHRAPATESGHMSVAHMVSESSDDNGVDIIAPRKEDVMGKEFKTIELAEEYYISYAKGIGFSVRKDKLVRNSEGKVCRRRWCCSKEGLRNEKFNDRSDRIRPPKPITRENCSAHFWVGYEKKSDVYVVTNFEPHHNHQLVTPLESPYLRCNRVVRNSDLAQAVGMRRALFRTCQTYEYMVDQCGGYLNVGFQIKDLYNKLDASRREILLDGDTEAALSYLKAKGAMDPEFFCKFSVDEENRLRNLFWRDSTSLLDYIAYGDVLIFDSTYKTNVYDKPLVLFVGSNNYRSTVMFGCALLQDETFETYKWLLETFMASMKDKKPISILTDGDEAMRKAIDDVFPMSNHRLCSWHVSRNAQNNLKDDELLRNFQACIWEPFALDEFEKKWEVLRERASTPQQKEWLEMMYAKRDAWAESCLRGQFFGGMCTTQRVESMNKYVKDYLRKGVKLFECIPAIDRAILRLRNTTAKEGFNAKYSTPVLKTGLTKLEQQASLIYTHRCFVLVRHEIEACSALTHDNVMHNFGGRVYVLSKYDEPHNNWTCIYHGGENMRIECGCQKYESEGIPCCHLFYVMKCEHLTEIPPALIMKRWTKNGQTDTCREFIGKGEDTTNEVVEMARYGHLSAMSNKVCFCASKSADGYAMLTNEFSRWEGICEGLRQKEEQTSLKLGTGEQCPPNIVKDLNIVRTKGTQARQGGMRKRRQCHLCHGYGHTKRNCSQRNLHPSRHAGVNIPSGSERYQYTSDIRPFPDISYSYPSQTVSQCHGNYVVNLPGSDSFSTADPTGSTPNSDDGFSFDNGEPNSLCTSSTQNNCSFRTWFTCNN